Proteins co-encoded in one Metabacillus sp. KUDC1714 genomic window:
- a CDS encoding MetQ/NlpA family ABC transporter substrate-binding protein, producing the protein MKKALLAIIFTIFTTALVACGGASQEGTEGSEGEAKTLKVGASPVPHVEILEEAKPLLEEKGIELEIVEFTDYVLPNKTLAEEELDANYFQHEPYLESQIADNNYKFVNAGGVHIEPIGVYSKRHKSLEDLPNGAKIIMSNSVADHGRMLSLLEEKGLITIKEGVEKTAATIEDIAENPKNLVFEANIEAPMLTKAYENDEADAILINGNYALDAELNPAKDAIALESPENNPYVNLIVVREGDEDREEIKALVEVLKSEEIQEFIETKYKGSVISAAKSE; encoded by the coding sequence ATGAAAAAAGCTTTATTAGCAATTATATTTACGATTTTTACAACAGCACTTGTTGCTTGTGGTGGGGCGTCACAGGAAGGAACTGAAGGTTCCGAAGGAGAGGCAAAAACATTAAAAGTAGGTGCATCACCTGTACCACATGTTGAAATATTAGAAGAAGCAAAACCTTTATTAGAAGAAAAAGGGATTGAATTAGAAATCGTAGAATTTACAGATTATGTTTTACCAAATAAGACATTAGCAGAAGAAGAGTTAGATGCTAATTACTTCCAACATGAACCTTACTTAGAGTCTCAAATTGCTGATAATAATTATAAATTTGTGAATGCTGGTGGAGTCCATATCGAACCAATTGGTGTTTATTCAAAACGCCATAAGTCATTAGAAGATCTACCAAATGGAGCAAAAATTATTATGAGTAACTCTGTTGCTGATCACGGTCGTATGCTTTCTTTATTAGAAGAAAAGGGATTAATTACGATTAAAGAGGGCGTTGAAAAAACAGCAGCAACAATAGAAGATATTGCAGAAAATCCTAAAAATTTAGTGTTTGAAGCTAATATTGAGGCACCAATGCTGACAAAGGCTTATGAAAATGATGAAGCTGATGCTATTTTAATTAACGGTAACTATGCACTTGATGCTGAATTAAACCCAGCTAAAGATGCAATTGCACTAGAATCACCAGAGAACAACCCTTATGTTAACCTAATTGTTGTTCGTGAAGGTGACGAAGACAGAGAAGAAATTAAAGCATTAGTAGAAGTATTAAAATCAGAAGAGATACAAGAATTTATCGAAACAAAATACAAAGGATCTGTTATTTCCGCAGCAAAAAGTGAATAA
- a CDS encoding methionine ABC transporter permease, with protein sequence MLEQLLPEVDWEKVWLATKETIYMTSLSVVATFILGIILGLLLFLTAKGNIWESKYVNNLVAGIVNIFRSIPFIILIILLLPFTKVLVGTILGANAALPALIIGAAPFYGRMVEIALREIDKGVIEAAKSMGAKTSTIIWKVLLPEAMPALVSGITVTAIALIGYTAMAGAIGAGGLGNLAFMEGFNRGNNQVTLIATVIILIFVFIIQIIGDIITKSIDKR encoded by the coding sequence ATGCTTGAACAGCTTCTACCTGAAGTAGATTGGGAAAAGGTTTGGCTTGCAACAAAGGAAACAATCTATATGACAAGCTTATCGGTTGTGGCGACATTTATTTTAGGAATTATTCTAGGTTTACTGTTATTTTTAACAGCAAAGGGAAACATATGGGAAAGTAAGTATGTTAATAATCTAGTTGCAGGAATTGTTAACATATTTAGATCAATACCATTTATTATTTTAATTATTTTATTATTACCTTTTACAAAAGTACTTGTTGGAACAATACTCGGTGCAAATGCCGCATTACCAGCGTTAATAATCGGGGCAGCTCCTTTTTATGGGCGCATGGTCGAGATTGCTTTAAGGGAAATTGATAAAGGTGTCATTGAAGCTGCTAAATCTATGGGTGCTAAAACAAGCACAATTATTTGGAAGGTCCTTTTACCCGAAGCGATGCCAGCGTTAGTTTCTGGTATTACAGTTACCGCTATTGCGTTAATAGGGTATACAGCAATGGCAGGTGCTATTGGTGCTGGTGGATTAGGGAATCTAGCATTTATGGAAGGTTTTAACCGTGGGAATAATCAAGTAACATTAATAGCAACGGTTATCATATTAATTTTCGTGTTTATCATCCAAATTATTGGAGATATCATAACTAAATCAATTGACAAACGATAG
- a CDS encoding methionine ABC transporter ATP-binding protein: protein MITLKNVNKVYQTKSGNVTAVNNVNLKIDKGEIFGIIGYSGAGKSSLIRLLNGLEKPTSGDISVAGSQIDSIGGVKLRKARLEISMIFQHFNLLWSRTVRENIAFPLEIAGVKRAERLKRVDELIKLVGLEGRENAYPSQLSGGQKQRVGIARALANNPKVLLCDEATSALDPQTTDSILDLLVDINKRLGLTIVLITHEMHVIRKICHRVAVMENGEVVEEGDVLDVFKHPKQPITKRFVKQVTEPEETNEVVANLLENYPKGKVIQLTFVGESAEQPLITNLIRKFAIDVNILQGKISQTQSGSYGSLFIHLDGDEQELNRALEFIYNQHIEVEVIANA, encoded by the coding sequence TTGATTACATTAAAGAATGTTAATAAAGTTTATCAAACAAAATCAGGTAATGTAACGGCTGTTAATAATGTGAATCTAAAAATTGATAAGGGTGAAATTTTCGGGATTATTGGATATAGTGGAGCGGGTAAAAGTTCACTAATCCGGTTGTTGAATGGACTAGAAAAACCAACCAGTGGTGATATTAGCGTTGCTGGTAGTCAAATAGATTCAATTGGTGGAGTGAAATTACGAAAAGCGCGTTTAGAAATAAGTATGATTTTTCAGCATTTCAATCTTTTATGGTCTCGAACAGTGAGAGAAAATATTGCTTTTCCATTAGAAATTGCAGGTGTAAAAAGAGCTGAACGTTTGAAACGAGTGGATGAGCTGATCAAGCTTGTAGGACTTGAAGGTCGTGAGAATGCATATCCCTCACAATTAAGTGGTGGGCAAAAGCAACGTGTAGGAATTGCGCGAGCATTGGCTAATAACCCTAAAGTATTATTATGTGATGAAGCTACATCAGCTTTAGATCCCCAAACAACGGATTCTATATTAGATTTGCTTGTAGATATTAATAAACGACTTGGACTTACAATTGTGCTGATTACTCATGAGATGCATGTTATACGAAAAATATGTCATCGTGTAGCTGTGATGGAAAATGGGGAGGTAGTTGAAGAAGGGGATGTACTCGACGTTTTTAAGCATCCTAAACAACCAATTACTAAGCGCTTTGTGAAACAAGTTACAGAACCAGAGGAAACGAATGAAGTAGTGGCAAATCTTTTAGAGAATTATCCAAAGGGTAAGGTTATTCAATTAACCTTTGTTGGTGAATCAGCAGAGCAACCATTGATAACAAATCTAATTAGAAAGTTTGCAATCGATGTGAATATTTTACAAGGGAAGATTTCACAAACACAAAGTGGATCATATGGAAGTCTGTTTATTCATTTAGATGGAGATGAACAAGAATTAAATCGAGCATTAGAGTTTATTTATAATCAACACATTGAGGTGGAGGTGATTGCCAATGCTTGA